The proteins below come from a single Streptomyces sp. M92 genomic window:
- a CDS encoding peptidoglycan D,D-transpeptidase FtsI family protein: MTEVSDREPPRRRVPGPARPVRPGARRQPGPGARPARRPGPPRQAAPSTIRLGSPRPRLRMVGLALTLVMTAFVVRLLQVQAVDAGTYTAKAEQNRYVVHTLPAERGGITDRNGVALATTVDAYDITADPTMFTREQLKIGDGPEQAAALLAPVLGKEQKDLAEQLRPENKELRYVRLARRETPQVWNQIKDLKTALAKKAETDKSVVNVLAGVFADPSSKRVYPGGDLAAGILGWVGADGKGGGGLERKLNKTLAGEDGKIRYAQSGGRQVPTAGSTETPAVPGKDVELTIDRDIQWAAQHAISEQVEKSKADGGYVIVQDTATGEILAMANSPGFDPGDLAHADPDALGNAALQDAFEPGSTAKVLSMAAVLEENAATPMTHITVPNRLKRGDRLFKDDVDHPTWYLTLNGVLAKSSNIGTIMATGELGKTQAEANKVLYSYMRKFGLGSYSGLGLAGETMGILAPPDQWSTSQQYTIPFGQGVSINALQAASVYSTVANGGVRVEPTLVRGTKGEDGRFTPAPEPEKTRVISEKTAKTLARMLESVVDDEEGTGNKAQIAGYRVAGKTGTANRVDPATGKYHGYTSSFAGFAPADKPRVTVYCAIQNATEGSYFGGQICGPIYKQVMEFALKTLQVPPTGAAPANLPVTFKP, translated from the coding sequence GTGACGGAAGTGTCCGACAGGGAACCGCCGCGCCGCCGCGTGCCCGGACCCGCCAGGCCCGTCCGCCCCGGCGCGCGACGGCAGCCCGGCCCCGGCGCCCGGCCCGCCCGCAGGCCCGGCCCGCCCCGGCAGGCCGCGCCCAGCACCATCCGGCTGGGCAGCCCCCGCCCGCGCCTGCGCATGGTCGGCCTCGCGCTGACCCTGGTGATGACCGCCTTCGTCGTACGGCTGCTCCAGGTGCAGGCCGTCGACGCCGGCACGTACACCGCCAAGGCCGAGCAGAACCGCTACGTCGTCCACACCCTGCCCGCCGAACGCGGCGGCATCACGGACCGCAACGGCGTGGCCCTCGCGACCACCGTGGACGCCTACGACATCACCGCCGACCCCACGATGTTCACCCGCGAGCAGCTGAAGATCGGCGACGGTCCCGAGCAGGCCGCGGCGCTCCTCGCGCCGGTCCTCGGCAAGGAGCAGAAGGACCTGGCCGAACAGCTCCGCCCCGAGAACAAGGAGCTGCGCTACGTCCGTCTCGCCCGGCGGGAGACCCCGCAGGTCTGGAACCAGATCAAGGACCTGAAGACCGCGCTCGCCAAGAAGGCGGAGACGGACAAGTCCGTGGTCAACGTCCTCGCGGGCGTCTTCGCCGACCCCAGCAGCAAGCGCGTGTACCCGGGCGGCGACCTCGCCGCCGGCATCCTCGGCTGGGTCGGCGCCGACGGCAAGGGCGGCGGCGGCCTGGAGCGGAAGCTGAACAAGACGCTGGCCGGCGAGGACGGCAAGATCCGCTACGCCCAGTCCGGTGGCCGCCAGGTGCCCACCGCCGGTTCCACCGAGACGCCCGCCGTGCCCGGCAAGGACGTCGAGCTCACCATCGACCGCGACATCCAGTGGGCCGCGCAGCACGCCATCAGCGAGCAGGTGGAGAAGTCCAAGGCGGACGGCGGCTACGTGATCGTCCAGGACACCGCCACCGGCGAGATCCTCGCCATGGCCAACTCACCCGGCTTCGACCCGGGCGACCTCGCCCACGCCGACCCGGACGCGCTGGGCAACGCCGCGCTCCAGGACGCCTTCGAACCCGGCTCCACCGCCAAGGTGCTGTCGATGGCGGCCGTGCTGGAGGAGAACGCGGCCACGCCGATGACCCACATCACCGTGCCCAACCGGCTCAAGCGCGGCGACCGGCTCTTCAAGGACGACGTCGACCACCCGACCTGGTACCTCACGCTCAACGGCGTGCTCGCCAAGTCCAGCAACATCGGCACCATCATGGCCACCGGCGAGCTGGGCAAGACGCAGGCGGAGGCCAACAAGGTCCTCTACTCCTACATGCGCAAGTTCGGCCTCGGCAGCTACAGCGGGCTCGGCCTCGCCGGCGAGACCATGGGCATCCTCGCACCGCCGGACCAGTGGTCGACCTCGCAGCAGTACACGATTCCTTTCGGCCAGGGCGTCTCCATCAACGCGCTCCAGGCGGCCTCCGTCTACTCGACCGTCGCCAACGGCGGCGTTCGCGTCGAACCCACGCTCGTACGCGGCACCAAGGGGGAGGACGGCCGCTTCACCCCGGCCCCCGAACCGGAGAAGACCCGCGTGATCAGCGAGAAGACCGCGAAGACCCTCGCGCGGATGCTGGAGTCCGTGGTCGACGACGAGGAGGGCACCGGCAACAAGGCGCAGATCGCCGGCTACCGCGTCGCGGGCAAGACCGGCACGGCCAACCGAGTGGATCCGGCCACCGGCAAGTACCACGGCTACACGTCGTCGTTCGCCGGGTTCGCCCCCGCCGACAAGCCGCGGGTCACCGTCTACTGCGCCATCCAGAACGCCACGGAGGGCAGTTACTTCGGCGGTCAGATCTGCGGCCCCATCTACAAGCAGGTCATGGAGTTCGCCCTGAAGACCCTCCAGGTCCCGCCGACCGGGGCCGCCCCCGCGAACCTCCCGGTCACCTTCAAACCCTGA
- a CDS encoding septum formation initiator family protein: MSREPELKGRAARLAKLFPPGSRRGQAARAPFVLLVVVLLGGGLIGLLVLNSALSEGSFQLDDLKQQTKELTDEEQALQRDIDAYSAPRALQRRARELGMVPGGDPAFLAPDGTVKGSPSPAPTPATPLVIAPEALTAPPATASPGGEPPDPALTTPPTPTPAATPTTAATPTPTPTPGR, encoded by the coding sequence ATGAGCCGGGAACCCGAACTGAAGGGGAGGGCGGCCCGGCTGGCCAAGCTCTTCCCGCCCGGGAGCAGACGCGGCCAGGCCGCCCGGGCTCCCTTCGTCCTCCTGGTGGTCGTCCTCCTCGGCGGCGGGCTCATCGGGCTCCTCGTCCTCAACTCCGCGCTGAGCGAGGGCTCGTTCCAGCTGGACGACCTGAAGCAGCAGACCAAGGAGCTCACCGACGAGGAACAGGCGCTCCAGCGGGACATCGACGCCTACTCCGCCCCCCGCGCCCTGCAGCGCCGCGCCCGCGAGCTGGGCATGGTGCCCGGCGGCGACCCCGCCTTCCTCGCCCCCGACGGCACCGTCAAGGGCTCGCCCAGCCCCGCGCCCACCCCGGCCACCCCGCTGGTCATCGCCCCCGAGGCGCTGACCGCGCCGCCCGCCACCGCCTCTCCCGGCGGCGAGCCGCCCGACCCGGCCCTCACCACGCCGCCCACCCCCACCCCAGCGGCCACCCCCACCACCGCGGCGACGCCCACCCCGACCCCGACCCCCGGCAGGTGA
- the rsmH gene encoding 16S rRNA (cytosine(1402)-N(4))-methyltransferase RsmH encodes MSQSRHVPVMLQRCLDLLAPALNEPGAVVVDCTLGLGGHSEALLARFPEARLIALDRDKEALRLSGERLAPYGERATLVHAVYDELPDVLDRLGVPRVQGVLFDLGVSSMQLDEADRGFAYAQDAPLDMRMDQTTGMSAAEVLNTYPPGELVRILRAYGEEKQAKRIVSAIVREREKEPFSNSARLVELIRAALPQAAKRTGGNPAKRTFQALRIEVNGELSVLERAVPAAVEALGVGGRIAVLSYHSLEDRLVKQVFAAGAANTAPPGLPVVPERYAPRLKLLTRGAELPTEEEIAENRRAAPARLRGAERIRESIG; translated from the coding sequence TTGAGTCAGAGTCGACACGTCCCGGTGATGCTCCAGCGGTGCCTGGACCTGCTGGCGCCCGCCCTGAACGAGCCGGGCGCCGTGGTCGTCGACTGCACGCTGGGACTCGGTGGGCACAGCGAGGCGCTCCTTGCCCGCTTCCCCGAGGCCCGGCTGATCGCCCTCGACCGGGACAAGGAGGCCCTGCGCCTGTCCGGCGAGAGGCTCGCCCCGTACGGGGAGCGCGCCACCCTGGTGCACGCCGTCTACGACGAGCTGCCCGACGTGCTCGACCGGCTCGGCGTCCCCCGCGTCCAGGGCGTGCTGTTCGACCTCGGCGTCTCCTCCATGCAGCTCGACGAGGCCGACCGCGGCTTCGCCTACGCCCAGGACGCCCCGCTCGACATGCGGATGGACCAGACGACCGGCATGAGCGCCGCCGAGGTCCTCAACACCTACCCGCCGGGCGAACTCGTCCGCATCCTGCGGGCGTACGGCGAGGAGAAGCAGGCCAAGCGGATCGTGTCCGCGATCGTCCGGGAACGCGAGAAGGAGCCGTTCAGCAACAGCGCCCGGCTCGTCGAGCTGATCCGCGCGGCGCTGCCGCAAGCCGCCAAGCGCACCGGCGGCAACCCGGCCAAGCGCACCTTCCAGGCCCTGCGGATCGAGGTCAACGGCGAGCTGTCCGTCCTGGAGCGGGCGGTCCCGGCCGCCGTGGAGGCGCTCGGCGTGGGCGGACGGATCGCCGTGCTGTCGTACCACTCCCTGGAGGACCGCCTGGTCAAGCAGGTGTTCGCGGCCGGCGCCGCCAACACCGCGCCGCCCGGACTCCCGGTCGTCCCCGAACGCTACGCGCCCCGGCTCAAGCTGCTCACGCGCGGTGCCGAACTTCCCACCGAGGAGGAGATCGCCGAGAACCGGCGAGCGGCACCCGCGCGGCTGCGCGGAGCCGAGCGCATCAGGGAGTCCATCGGGTGA
- a CDS encoding beta-class carbonic anhydrase: MTTSASAPTGSESAPAGGGSVTDRLVEANGRYADAFADPGMDARPVQRVAVVACMDARLDLHRALGLNLGDCHTIRNAGGVVTDDVIRSLTISQRALGTRSVVLIHHTNCGMESLTEDFRHDLELEVGQRPAWAVESFRDVDQDVRQSIERVRTSPFLLHTEDVRGFVFDVKTGRLREVTPA, encoded by the coding sequence ATGACGACTTCTGCATCGGCTCCCACAGGCTCCGAGTCCGCCCCCGCCGGCGGCGGCTCCGTCACCGACCGGCTCGTCGAGGCGAACGGGCGCTATGCCGACGCGTTCGCCGACCCCGGGATGGACGCCCGCCCCGTCCAGCGCGTCGCCGTCGTGGCCTGCATGGACGCCCGCCTCGACCTGCACCGCGCGCTCGGCCTCAACCTGGGTGACTGCCACACCATCCGCAACGCGGGCGGTGTCGTCACCGACGACGTGATCCGCTCGCTCACCATCAGCCAGCGGGCGCTCGGCACGCGCAGCGTGGTCCTCATCCACCACACCAACTGCGGCATGGAGTCCCTCACCGAGGACTTCCGGCACGACCTGGAGCTGGAGGTCGGCCAGCGTCCCGCGTGGGCGGTCGAGTCCTTCCGGGACGTCGACCAGGACGTCCGGCAGTCGATCGAGCGGGTGCGCACCTCGCCGTTCCTCCTGCACACCGAGGACGTGCGCGGCTTCGTCTTCGACGTGAAGACGGGCCGGCTGCGCGAGGTCACCCCCGCCTGA
- a CDS encoding AAA family ATPase — protein sequence MTTYDDRASLTDMTAVVERVRGSVEDVIEGKPEVVRLSLTVLLAEGHLLIEDVPGVGKTMLAKALARSIDCSVRRIQFTPDLLPSDITGVSIWDQQRRDFEFKPGAIFAQVVIGDEINRASPKTQSALLESMEERQVTIDGQTYELPSPFMVVATQNPVEMEGTYPLPEAQRDRFMARVSIGYPSPDAELQMLDVHGGVNPLDDLQPVAHADEILKLIEAVRSVHVAEPVRRYAVDLVAATRTHPDLRLGASPRATLHLLRAAKASAALSGREYALPDDVQALAVAVLAHRLLPTAQAQLGRRTAEQVVQEILQRTPVPAAPQQQTGGYGMGHGMPAYGQQPPRRL from the coding sequence GTGACGACCTATGACGATCGAGCGAGCCTCACTGACATGACCGCGGTGGTCGAGCGCGTACGCGGTTCGGTGGAGGACGTGATCGAGGGCAAGCCCGAGGTCGTACGGCTCTCGCTGACCGTGCTGCTCGCCGAGGGACACCTGCTGATCGAGGACGTCCCGGGAGTCGGCAAGACCATGCTGGCCAAGGCGCTGGCGCGGTCCATCGACTGCTCCGTGCGCCGGATCCAGTTCACGCCGGACCTGCTGCCCTCGGACATCACCGGGGTGTCCATCTGGGACCAGCAGCGCCGGGACTTCGAGTTCAAGCCGGGCGCGATCTTCGCCCAGGTGGTGATCGGCGACGAGATCAACCGCGCCTCACCGAAGACGCAGTCGGCGCTGCTGGAGTCGATGGAGGAGCGCCAGGTCACCATCGACGGGCAGACCTACGAGCTGCCCAGCCCCTTCATGGTGGTGGCGACGCAGAACCCGGTCGAGATGGAGGGCACCTACCCGCTGCCGGAGGCCCAGCGCGACCGCTTCATGGCGCGGGTCTCCATCGGTTACCCCAGCCCGGACGCCGAGCTGCAGATGCTCGACGTGCACGGCGGGGTGAACCCGCTGGACGACCTCCAGCCGGTGGCGCACGCGGACGAGATCCTGAAACTGATCGAGGCGGTCCGGAGCGTCCACGTCGCGGAGCCGGTCCGGCGGTACGCCGTCGACCTGGTCGCCGCCACCCGCACCCACCCGGACCTCAGACTCGGCGCCTCACCGCGCGCCACGCTGCATCTGCTGCGCGCGGCGAAGGCGTCCGCCGCCCTGAGCGGCCGGGAGTACGCGCTGCCGGACGACGTCCAGGCCCTCGCGGTCGCCGTCCTGGCCCACCGCCTGCTGCCCACCGCCCAGGCACAGCTGGGCCGCCGCACCGCGGAGCAGGTCGTGCAGGAGATCCTGCAGCGCACCCCGGTGCCCGCGGCGCCCCAGCAGCAGACGGGCGGCTACGGCATGGGCCACGGCATGCCGGCGTACGGTCAGCAGCCGCCGCGGAGGCTGTGA
- a CDS encoding DUF58 domain-containing protein, whose translation MEAGGTDRPEDDRDQGGGIRTALTGLTTRGRSFLAAGVAAAVCAYVLGQSDLLRVGLLLGVLPLVCATVLYRTRYRVAGSRRLSPGRVPAGSEARVHLRVDNVSRLPTGLLMLQDRVPYVLGPRPRFVLDRVEPGGRREVSYRVRSDLRGRYPLGPLQLRLTDPFGLCELTRSFSTYDTLTVTPRVEALPPVRLSGEAKGYGEGRQRSLALAGDDDVIPRGYRYGDDLRRVHWRSTARYGELMVRREEQPQRARCTVLLDTRGGAFEGAGPDSAFEWAVSGAASVLTHMLERGFSVRLLTDTGDWVPGEGADGFAGASQGSADAAGLMMDSLAVIDHSDGTGLSLAYDVLRGGNEGLLVAFFGDLDEEQAAVVARMRQRSGGAVAFVLDPDSWARDPVGAPGPSGRSEERLRMLREAGWTAVHVPRGASLEELWRLADRERTGLATASGGEGAAR comes from the coding sequence ATGGAAGCCGGGGGGACGGACCGGCCGGAGGACGACCGGGACCAGGGCGGCGGTATCCGCACCGCCCTGACGGGTCTGACCACCCGCGGGCGTTCCTTCCTGGCCGCCGGCGTCGCCGCCGCGGTCTGCGCGTACGTCCTCGGGCAGAGCGATCTGCTCCGCGTCGGTCTGCTGCTGGGCGTGCTGCCCCTGGTCTGCGCGACGGTGCTCTACCGCACGCGCTACCGGGTGGCGGGCAGCCGCCGGCTCTCCCCCGGACGGGTGCCCGCGGGCAGCGAGGCACGGGTCCACCTGCGCGTCGACAACGTCTCGCGGCTGCCCACCGGCCTGCTGATGCTCCAGGACCGGGTGCCGTACGTACTCGGCCCGCGCCCCCGTTTCGTCCTCGACCGGGTCGAGCCGGGCGGCCGCCGCGAGGTGTCCTACCGGGTCCGTTCGGACCTGCGCGGCCGCTATCCGCTGGGCCCGCTGCAACTGCGCCTGACCGACCCGTTCGGCCTGTGCGAGCTGACCCGCTCCTTCTCGACGTACGACACCCTGACCGTGACCCCGCGGGTGGAGGCGTTGCCTCCGGTGCGGCTGAGCGGGGAGGCGAAGGGGTACGGCGAGGGACGGCAGCGCTCGCTCGCCCTCGCCGGCGACGACGACGTGATCCCGCGCGGGTACCGGTACGGCGACGACCTGCGCCGCGTGCACTGGCGGTCCACCGCGCGGTACGGCGAGCTGATGGTGCGCCGCGAGGAGCAGCCGCAGCGCGCCCGCTGCACGGTGCTGCTGGACACCCGGGGCGGCGCCTTCGAGGGCGCGGGCCCCGACTCGGCCTTCGAGTGGGCGGTGTCGGGCGCGGCGTCCGTGCTGACGCACATGCTGGAGCGGGGTTTCTCCGTCCGGCTGCTCACGGACACCGGCGACTGGGTGCCCGGCGAGGGCGCCGACGGTTTCGCGGGCGCGAGCCAGGGCTCGGCCGACGCGGCGGGGCTGATGATGGACTCCCTCGCGGTGATCGACCACTCCGACGGCACGGGCCTGTCCCTGGCGTACGACGTGCTGCGCGGTGGGAACGAGGGGCTGCTGGTGGCGTTCTTCGGCGACCTGGACGAGGAGCAGGCGGCGGTGGTCGCCCGGATGCGGCAGCGCAGCGGCGGCGCGGTCGCCTTCGTCCTCGACCCCGACAGCTGGGCCCGGGATCCGGTCGGCGCACCCGGTCCGTCGGGCAGGAGCGAGGAACGGCTGCGGATGCTCCGCGAGGCCGGCTGGACCGCCGTGCACGTCCCCCGGGGCGCCTCCTTGGAGGAGCTGTGGCGCCTGGCGGACCGCGAGCGCACCGGCCTGGCGACGGCGAGCGGCGGGGAGGGGGCGGCCCGATGA
- a CDS encoding transglutaminase family protein, translated as MSGRARVALCAWAATLMTACALLPLVDPATWILQAAFLLAVQSGVGAAARRVPLARPLTIAAQTLVTLVLLTLVFARQQAFAGLIPGPQAFQRFADLLQRGGDDIARYAIPAPLESDGIRLMLVGGVLVIGLLVDTLAVTFRSAAPAGLPLLALYSVAAGLSEGGADWLWFLVAAVGYLMLLLAEGRDRLSQWGRVFGGAPRGPGAEQGGAVAPVRTGRRIGAFALGIALVAPLALPTMNGGLLDSSNTGVGSGTGGGGTISAVNPLVSLRDSLNVDENRQVLSLETDSGDISNLYLRIVSLDDFDGTTWKPSKRHITAVPDGTFPTPVGLGPDTRRAEIRTTITAADWYAQDWLPMPYPPSGVRVPGNWRYEPVGMTLVGDHGQNTRGLTYQVRSLDVQPTAEQLAAAPPPSAVLKREYTELPDSLPDVVSQTARDVTAGAANPYEQAVRLQEYFALNGGFEYDTQVEVGSGSRAIARFLKDKEGFCVHFSFAMAAMARSLDIPARVAVGFAPGTPQADGSVSVGLRDAHAWPEVYFEGVGWTRFEPTPTRGSTPSYTVTDTPGSSVPDPALPSRNPQTEPSAAPSVSESCSAELKRVQGCASESAAAVPVTGGDGTRWYTVLAWAVGGLAVLLAPLAPLLWRLRTRSVRLGAHGRAEADAGPHTLAVWQELTDTAWDLGILPDESQTPRGAAARIVRLGHLDPAAAAAVHRVADAVEQVLYAPRPRLTAGLTEDVLRASAGLRAGVGRRTRLRARFAPRSTVRVAWAVSARWAAAKRRVVAAARPTLRKASGQRS; from the coding sequence ATGAGTGGGCGGGCGCGGGTGGCGCTGTGTGCGTGGGCGGCCACCTTGATGACGGCGTGCGCGTTGCTGCCACTGGTCGATCCGGCCACCTGGATCCTGCAGGCCGCGTTCCTGCTGGCGGTCCAGTCCGGGGTGGGCGCGGCCGCCCGCCGGGTGCCGCTGGCCCGGCCGCTGACCATCGCCGCGCAGACCCTGGTCACGCTGGTGCTCCTGACCCTGGTCTTCGCCCGGCAGCAGGCGTTCGCCGGGCTGATCCCCGGCCCGCAGGCCTTCCAGCGCTTCGCCGACCTACTGCAACGGGGCGGCGACGACATCGCCCGGTACGCGATCCCGGCCCCGCTGGAGTCGGACGGCATCCGGCTGATGCTGGTCGGCGGCGTCCTCGTGATCGGGCTGCTCGTGGACACCCTGGCGGTGACCTTCCGCAGCGCCGCACCGGCCGGTCTGCCGCTGCTCGCCCTCTACTCGGTGGCCGCGGGGCTGTCCGAGGGGGGCGCCGACTGGCTGTGGTTCCTGGTCGCCGCGGTCGGCTATCTGATGCTGCTGCTGGCCGAGGGGCGCGACCGGCTCTCCCAGTGGGGCAGGGTCTTCGGCGGCGCACCACGCGGCCCGGGCGCGGAGCAGGGCGGCGCGGTCGCCCCGGTCCGCACCGGGCGGCGCATCGGCGCGTTCGCGCTGGGCATCGCCCTGGTGGCGCCGCTCGCCCTGCCCACGATGAACGGCGGGCTGCTGGACAGCTCCAACACGGGCGTCGGCTCCGGAACCGGGGGCGGCGGCACGATCTCCGCGGTGAACCCCCTCGTCTCCCTGCGCGACAGCCTCAACGTCGACGAGAACCGGCAGGTCCTCTCCCTCGAGACCGACTCGGGCGACATATCGAACCTGTACCTGCGGATCGTGTCCCTGGACGACTTCGACGGCACCACCTGGAAGCCGTCCAAACGGCACATCACGGCGGTGCCGGACGGCACGTTCCCCACCCCGGTCGGCCTCGGCCCGGACACCAGGCGCGCGGAGATCCGGACCACGATCACGGCCGCCGACTGGTACGCCCAGGACTGGCTGCCGATGCCGTATCCGCCGAGCGGCGTCCGCGTCCCCGGCAACTGGCGCTACGAACCCGTGGGCATGACCCTGGTCGGCGACCACGGCCAGAACACGCGCGGGCTCACCTACCAGGTGCGGAGCCTCGACGTGCAGCCGACGGCGGAACAGCTGGCCGCGGCACCGCCGCCGTCGGCGGTCCTGAAGCGGGAGTACACGGAACTGCCGGACTCGCTTCCCGACGTGGTCTCCCAGACGGCCCGCGACGTCACCGCCGGCGCGGCGAACCCCTACGAGCAGGCAGTCAGGCTCCAGGAGTACTTCGCGCTCAACGGCGGTTTCGAGTACGACACCCAGGTGGAGGTCGGCAGCGGCTCCCGGGCGATCGCCCGGTTCCTGAAGGACAAGGAGGGCTTCTGCGTCCACTTCTCCTTCGCCATGGCGGCGATGGCCCGCTCCCTGGACATTCCGGCCAGGGTCGCGGTCGGCTTCGCACCGGGCACCCCGCAGGCGGACGGTTCGGTGTCGGTGGGGCTGCGGGACGCGCACGCCTGGCCGGAGGTCTACTTCGAGGGCGTGGGCTGGACCCGGTTCGAGCCGACGCCGACGCGCGGCTCGACGCCGTCGTACACCGTGACCGACACGCCGGGCAGCTCGGTGCCCGACCCGGCGCTGCCGTCCCGGAACCCGCAGACGGAGCCGTCGGCGGCCCCTTCGGTCAGCGAGAGCTGCTCGGCCGAGCTGAAGAGGGTGCAGGGCTGCGCGAGCGAGTCCGCCGCCGCCGTGCCGGTCACGGGTGGCGACGGGACGAGGTGGTACACCGTCCTCGCCTGGGCCGTCGGCGGCCTGGCGGTCCTGCTGGCCCCGCTCGCCCCGCTGCTGTGGCGGCTGCGCACCCGGTCGGTGCGGCTGGGGGCGCACGGCCGCGCCGAGGCGGACGCGGGACCGCACACCCTGGCGGTCTGGCAGGAGCTGACCGATACGGCGTGGGACCTCGGAATCCTGCCGGACGAGTCGCAGACCCCGCGCGGGGCGGCGGCCCGGATCGTGCGGCTGGGACACCTCGACCCGGCGGCGGCCGCCGCGGTGCACCGGGTGGCGGACGCGGTGGAGCAGGTCCTCTACGCTCCACGCCCGCGGCTGACGGCGGGCCTCACGGAGGACGTCCTCCGGGCGAGCGCCGGTCTGCGGGCCGGGGTCGGGCGCCGCACGCGGTTGCGCGCACGGTTCGCCCCGCGTTCGACCGTACGGGTGGCCTGGGCGGTGTCGGCCCGGTGGGCGGCCGCGAAGCGGCGGGTCGTGGCGGCGGCCCGGCCGACCTTGCGGAAGGCCTCGGGGCAGCGGAGCTGA
- a CDS encoding spore wall synthesis complex protein gives MPLSEHEQRMLEQMERALYAEDPKFATALEGSGLRTYTRRRVYQAVAGFLVGIALLMAGMVAQRVWLSVVGFLVMLGCAVLAVTGWRKAPKPGEQPAAGAGPQARHQGKQKRSMMDRIDERWQRRRDDQQGGQ, from the coding sequence GTGCCGCTCTCGGAGCACGAGCAGCGCATGCTCGAGCAGATGGAGCGAGCGCTGTACGCCGAAGATCCCAAGTTCGCGACAGCGCTCGAGGGAAGCGGGCTGCGTACGTACACCCGGCGACGGGTCTACCAGGCGGTCGCGGGCTTCCTCGTAGGTATTGCGCTCCTCATGGCCGGTATGGTCGCCCAGCGGGTATGGCTCAGTGTGGTGGGCTTCCTGGTCATGCTGGGCTGTGCGGTTCTCGCCGTGACCGGCTGGCGCAAGGCCCCGAAGCCGGGCGAGCAACCGGCTGCGGGCGCCGGACCGCAGGCGCGCCACCAGGGAAAACAGAAGCGTTCCATGATGGATCGCATCGACGAGCGCTGGCAGCGGCGCCGGGATGATCAGCAGGGCGGCCAGTAG
- a CDS encoding class I SAM-dependent methyltransferase: MSDPMRPPVSPHRPHPASPRSEPSRSRAALRTAVVWDVLRAALDRRVKATGRQALDVLDTGGGSGNFAVPAARLGHRVTVVDPSPNALFALERRAAEADVADRVRGVQGDARGLFDVVERGGYDAVLCHGVLEYVDDPAEGVRNVVAALRPEGVLSLLAAGLGGAVLARALAGHFTEARQALGDPDGRWGEGDPVPRRFTAEQLTGLVEAAGLRVGAVHGVRVFADLVPGVLVDTEPGAMDALLELEAAAAELPAFHSVATQLHVLGETRGAQED; encoded by the coding sequence GTGTCGGACCCGATGCGCCCGCCCGTCTCCCCCCACCGCCCTCACCCGGCGTCGCCGCGCTCCGAGCCCTCCCGTTCCCGCGCCGCACTGAGGACCGCCGTGGTCTGGGACGTCCTCCGAGCGGCCCTGGACCGCCGGGTCAAGGCCACCGGCCGCCAGGCGCTGGACGTCCTGGACACCGGTGGCGGCAGCGGCAACTTCGCGGTGCCCGCGGCCCGCCTCGGCCACCGCGTCACCGTCGTCGACCCGAGCCCCAACGCCCTGTTCGCCCTGGAACGCCGGGCCGCCGAGGCCGATGTCGCCGACCGTGTGCGGGGTGTCCAGGGAGACGCCCGCGGCCTCTTCGACGTGGTCGAGCGCGGCGGCTACGACGCCGTGCTCTGCCACGGCGTCCTGGAGTACGTGGACGACCCCGCCGAGGGCGTGCGCAACGTGGTCGCGGCGCTGCGTCCCGAGGGCGTCCTCAGCCTGCTCGCCGCGGGTCTCGGCGGAGCCGTGCTGGCGCGTGCCCTCGCGGGTCACTTCACCGAGGCCCGGCAGGCCCTCGGCGACCCGGACGGCCGCTGGGGCGAGGGCGACCCCGTGCCGCGCCGGTTCACCGCCGAACAGCTCACCGGCCTGGTCGAGGCCGCGGGGCTCCGGGTGGGCGCCGTGCACGGTGTCCGCGTCTTCGCCGACCTCGTGCCCGGAGTCCTGGTGGACACCGAGCCGGGTGCCATGGACGCGCTGCTGGAGCTGGAGGCCGCGGCCGCCGAACTCCCCGCCTTCCACTCCGTGGCCACCCAGCTCCACGTGCTCGGTGAGACGCGAGGGGCCCAGGAGGACTGA
- a CDS encoding SAV_6107 family HEPN domain-containing protein, with protein sequence MAHSSAAAARRPRAAGPAPSLTGPASDVHPVLRRTTAPPAALGLLAQARAGLEEATVLETPNERYATAHLAALRTAAAVLAARGRPETTPRARARIRSAWEVLPEIAPELADWSALFASGAARRARAEAGIQGAAGSRDADDLIRDAAMFLRLVERMLALQPVLPQPRPDTDGSGPDGTGPDAPGPDRPGSGPPPRAGNAGPGRPLPDAG encoded by the coding sequence ATGGCCCACTCGTCCGCAGCCGCCGCCCGGCGGCCCCGCGCAGCCGGCCCTGCACCCTCACTGACCGGCCCGGCGAGCGACGTGCACCCCGTGCTCCGCCGGACGACCGCCCCGCCCGCCGCCCTCGGCCTGCTCGCCCAGGCGCGGGCCGGCCTCGAGGAAGCCACCGTCCTCGAGACACCGAACGAGCGCTATGCGACCGCCCACCTCGCCGCCCTGCGCACGGCGGCCGCCGTGCTCGCCGCCCGGGGCCGGCCCGAGACCACCCCGCGGGCCCGGGCCCGTATCCGAAGCGCCTGGGAAGTGCTGCCCGAGATCGCGCCCGAGCTCGCCGACTGGAGCGCGCTGTTCGCCTCCGGCGCCGCACGCCGGGCGCGGGCCGAGGCGGGCATCCAGGGCGCGGCGGGCAGCCGGGACGCCGACGACCTGATACGCGACGCGGCGATGTTCCTGCGCCTGGTGGAGCGGATGCTGGCCCTCCAGCCGGTACTGCCCCAGCCCCGCCCCGACACGGACGGCTCCGGCCCGGACGGCACGGGTCCCGACGCCCCCGGCCCGGACCGGCCGGGTTCCGGCCCCCCGCCCCGCGCCGGGAACGCCGGGCCGGGCCGCCCCCTGCCGGACGCGGGCTGA